In Aestuariibaculum lutulentum, one DNA window encodes the following:
- a CDS encoding DUF3871 family protein, whose protein sequence is MELKAITQQVVNNHEVVESSMSTNNRFIEANTQQVSLSHLKQDCIIPVFAKDNESTIPHFEFIEAVRSVAQELYPEGTVTMPNIRTSHIIKGRIPSAIGKPAKELLEHEKTIYYERIAFMVEIPDVHNYINNQKLNLTVGGVRSYSEQNLFSKKSIEKFKLFIGFKNMVCCNLCIATDGLKDDLRVSSVEELKLKTQELFLSYNQQQQIESMKQMQEYMINQDQFAHLVGKMKLYQHLDKHQKQDLFHLKTTDSQINTIIKNYVDDEHFRADADGYINFWQLYNLFTESAKSNYIDNFLDRNCNTYEFVNHLGEAIRRKEDNYFLNHP, encoded by the coding sequence ATGGAATTGAAAGCGATAACACAACAAGTAGTCAATAATCATGAGGTAGTAGAATCCTCTATGTCGACTAATAATAGGTTTATAGAAGCAAACACGCAACAAGTCAGTTTATCTCATTTGAAGCAGGATTGCATAATCCCGGTATTTGCCAAGGATAATGAAAGCACCATCCCACATTTTGAATTTATCGAAGCAGTGAGATCTGTAGCTCAAGAGTTATATCCGGAAGGCACAGTAACTATGCCTAATATCAGAACTAGTCACATTATAAAAGGTAGAATTCCTTCAGCTATCGGTAAACCTGCCAAGGAGTTATTGGAACATGAGAAAACCATTTATTACGAGCGTATAGCCTTTATGGTGGAGATACCAGATGTTCATAACTATATTAATAATCAGAAACTTAATCTTACAGTAGGAGGGGTGCGTAGTTATTCTGAGCAGAATCTGTTTTCCAAAAAGAGTATAGAGAAGTTTAAGCTATTTATAGGCTTTAAGAATATGGTGTGCTGTAATTTATGCATTGCTACCGATGGATTAAAGGATGATTTACGTGTTAGCAGTGTTGAGGAACTCAAACTAAAAACCCAGGAGTTGTTTTTAAGTTATAATCAGCAGCAGCAGATTGAAAGCATGAAGCAAATGCAGGAGTACATGATTAATCAGGATCAATTTGCGCATTTAGTGGGGAAAATGAAACTTTATCAGCATTTAGATAAGCATCAAAAGCAGGATTTATTTCATCTAAAGACTACCGATTCTCAAATCAACACCATTATTAAGAATTATGTAGATGATGAACATTTTAGAGCCGATGCTGATGGGTATATAAATTTCTGGCAATTGTATAATCTGTTTACGGAGAGCGCTAAGAGTAATTATATTGATAACTTCTTAGATCGTAACTGTAATACTTATGAGTTTGTGAATCATTTAGGAGAAGCAATCAGGCGTAAGGAAGACAACTACTTCCTAAATCATCCATAG
- a CDS encoding AAA family ATPase, protein MQLQQTQRHNVKLRLGISGASGFGKTYSALKLAYGITNDWSKIAVIDTENASASLYSDMGNFNVLNLFPSYSPERYIEAIDTCEKANMEVIIIDSITHEWQGEGGCLQIHEQLGGRFQDWASVKPRHQKFIDKILQSKCHIITTTRRKVDYSLDVGSNGKSKVVKHGTKEITSEGFEYELSVNFELINENHFCKVSKDRTNLFRGPEFVINSDVGKRLKDWCNQGVSMENIKQEINATTTLEGLRLLYQKYDGLKTQIKPLIIERKSEIEGITQIVENKQIIQTNTNHGIESDNTTSSQ, encoded by the coding sequence ATGCAATTACAACAAACACAACGGCATAACGTAAAATTACGTTTAGGCATCTCTGGAGCATCAGGGTTTGGTAAAACTTATAGTGCTCTCAAATTAGCTTACGGAATAACCAATGACTGGTCTAAAATAGCTGTAATAGATACAGAAAACGCATCAGCCAGTCTATATTCAGATATGGGGAATTTTAATGTTCTGAATCTATTTCCATCCTATAGTCCGGAACGGTATATCGAAGCTATAGATACATGTGAAAAGGCCAATATGGAGGTGATTATTATCGATTCCATAACACATGAGTGGCAAGGTGAAGGTGGCTGTCTGCAAATCCATGAACAGCTTGGTGGTCGTTTTCAAGATTGGGCAAGTGTTAAACCACGACACCAGAAATTTATAGATAAAATTCTGCAATCGAAATGTCACATTATCACTACTACCAGAAGAAAGGTTGATTATTCTCTTGATGTTGGTTCTAACGGTAAATCTAAAGTAGTGAAGCACGGTACAAAGGAGATAACCAGTGAAGGATTTGAATACGAATTATCCGTAAACTTCGAGCTGATTAACGAAAATCACTTTTGTAAGGTCAGTAAAGATCGTACAAATCTGTTTAGAGGACCGGAATTTGTAATTAATAGCGATGTTGGTAAACGACTTAAAGACTGGTGTAATCAAGGCGTATCCATGGAAAATATAAAACAGGAAATAAACGCAACTACAACTTTAGAGGGTTTAAGACTTCTGTATCAGAAATACGACGGTTTAAAAACACAAATCAAGCCTTTGATTATCGAAAGGAAATCTGAAATCGAAGGCATCACACAAATTGTAGAAAACAAACAAATTATTCAAACAAATACAAATCATGGAATTGAAAGCGATAACACAACAAGTAGTCAATAA
- a CDS encoding adenylosuccinate synthetase: MKTLYLLNIYFQLPPGTQNPDDNTPLDFSDPFNIITFIVLPIVAVVLYFIWRKRNKKDK, translated from the coding sequence ATGAAAACACTGTATTTATTAAATATTTATTTCCAATTACCACCTGGTACACAAAACCCTGACGATAATACTCCATTAGATTTTTCTGATCCTTTTAATATTATAACGTTTATTGTCTTACCAATTGTTGCTGTGGTTTTATACTTTATTTGGAGAAAACGAAATAAAAAGGATAAATAA
- a CDS encoding RDD family protein — protein MENEFARVMSERSDKQLIKILTVERYKYTALAIEAAEAELTKRQLPYDYVAETVKYEEEKIIDEFVVDFDVVAPNIRMYNFLIDIILFGIVTGLLEELILLLLPKENIIIWLIVYLSTFLFYYGFMEFKFQKTLAKFITKTKVVTYNGYKPNKDIILKRTFSRLIPIDPISYFVSSVGIHDRISQTRVIKDNPNSVIEDNFEF, from the coding sequence ATGGAAAATGAATTTGCTAGAGTGATGTCTGAACGATCAGATAAACAGCTTATAAAGATATTAACTGTAGAAAGGTATAAATATACGGCTTTAGCCATAGAGGCAGCAGAAGCCGAATTAACAAAAAGACAATTGCCTTATGATTATGTGGCTGAAACAGTTAAATATGAAGAGGAAAAAATCATTGATGAATTTGTAGTAGATTTTGATGTTGTTGCTCCTAATATCAGAATGTATAATTTCCTAATAGATATAATATTGTTTGGGATAGTTACCGGTTTATTAGAGGAACTTATTCTTTTACTCCTGCCTAAAGAAAATATTATTATTTGGCTAATAGTTTATTTAAGTACGTTTCTATTTTATTACGGTTTTATGGAGTTTAAGTTTCAAAAAACACTTGCAAAATTTATAACTAAAACAAAGGTTGTAACTTACAATGGATATAAGCCGAATAAAGATATAATACTAAAAAGAACATTTTCGAGGCTAATACCTATTGATCCAATTTCATATTTTGTTTCTTCTGTAGGAATACATGATAGAATATCTCAAACAAGAGTAATTAAGGATAACCCTAATAGTGTTATTGAAGATAATTTTGAATTCTAG
- a CDS encoding helix-turn-helix domain-containing protein — translation MINIKDKKFIEAFGKNLRKLRKEAGLSQENLANDADIPLSQIGRIERGEVNTTISTVHVLAEALKIEITDLFKF, via the coding sequence GTGATTAACATTAAGGACAAAAAGTTTATTGAAGCCTTTGGCAAAAACCTAAGGAAACTCCGCAAAGAAGCTGGGTTGTCTCAAGAAAATTTGGCTAATGATGCCGATATTCCTTTATCTCAAATAGGAAGAATCGAGCGAGGTGAAGTTAACACAACAATATCTACTGTTCATGTTTTGGCAGAAGCCCTTAAAATAGAAATAACAGATCTTTTTAAGTTTTAA
- a CDS encoding phage/plasmid primase, P4 family → MITFKITHDKESDSDRNQFEACIAQIQKSNIDITTDFKTWVNLGFAISGEFGETGRKYYHQISKCNKQYNEALCDNQYNKCLSYNRTDINISTFYKTVEMHGIKLSIQPKMNDLEVGKHEAELDSLGNSISIINHRWILSELLKQFSPIDFENIANPGAHDNFKISNKHYCVISVDNVLMIAKHNNWDLCKNHSFIYLYNSAYWVEIDKEAFQIFLGQASVIMGVPHLTAKYHKFKKELHEQFLATAYLDVVPNSVDNVLINLKNGTFEISPESSRLRAYNPKDFLTYQLPFEYDAEAKAPIFQQYLDQVLPDKERQNVLAEYLGFVFIKNNNSKLKEEKALILYGSGANGKSVFFEIVRALLGDENVSNYSLQSLTNESGYYRAKISNKLVNYASEINGKLESSIFKQLVSGEPVEARLPYGQPFTLKQYAKLIFNCNELPKEVEQTNAFFRRFLIIPFDVVIPPEEQDKNLHRKIIENELSGVFNWALEGLNRILDQKGFSKCSAAEEAVLDYKKQSDSVKMFVDENNFVVTPNDYTLIKELYQFYRQYCSEDGFKPANKGNFIKRLKDLNIMVERVSGNKLAAFLTKELPK, encoded by the coding sequence ATGATAACATTTAAAATCACTCATGATAAAGAATCAGATTCAGATCGCAATCAATTTGAAGCATGCATAGCTCAAATACAAAAATCTAATATAGATATTACAACAGATTTTAAGACTTGGGTAAATTTAGGTTTTGCTATTTCTGGAGAATTTGGTGAAACAGGAAGAAAATACTACCACCAAATTAGTAAATGTAATAAGCAATATAATGAAGCTTTATGTGATAATCAGTATAATAAGTGTCTGTCATATAATCGTACAGATATTAATATATCTACATTTTATAAAACGGTAGAAATGCACGGTATTAAACTTAGCATACAGCCTAAAATGAACGATTTAGAAGTTGGAAAACATGAGGCAGAATTAGATAGTTTAGGAAACTCTATTTCAATTATTAATCACAGATGGATTTTATCAGAGTTATTAAAACAATTTAGTCCTATAGATTTTGAAAATATAGCAAACCCCGGCGCTCATGATAATTTTAAAATTTCAAACAAGCACTATTGCGTTATTTCGGTTGATAATGTTTTAATGATTGCTAAACATAATAATTGGGATTTATGTAAAAATCATAGTTTTATTTATTTGTATAATAGTGCTTATTGGGTTGAAATAGACAAAGAGGCTTTTCAAATATTTCTAGGTCAAGCATCAGTAATTATGGGTGTGCCGCATTTAACGGCTAAATATCATAAATTCAAAAAAGAACTACATGAGCAATTTTTGGCAACTGCTTATCTTGATGTGGTTCCTAACTCGGTAGACAATGTTTTAATTAATTTAAAAAATGGAACATTTGAAATTAGCCCTGAAAGTTCCCGGTTAAGGGCTTACAATCCAAAGGATTTCCTAACTTACCAATTGCCATTTGAATATGATGCCGAAGCTAAAGCGCCAATATTTCAACAATATTTAGACCAGGTACTTCCAGATAAAGAACGTCAAAATGTGTTAGCAGAATATTTGGGTTTTGTATTTATAAAAAACAACAACAGCAAATTGAAAGAAGAAAAGGCATTAATACTTTATGGCAGTGGAGCAAATGGTAAGTCCGTTTTTTTTGAAATTGTTAGAGCATTATTAGGTGATGAAAATGTAAGTAATTATTCTTTACAAAGCCTAACCAATGAAAGTGGTTATTATCGAGCGAAAATATCCAATAAATTAGTGAATTATGCCAGTGAAATCAATGGAAAACTGGAAAGTTCAATTTTTAAACAATTGGTATCCGGCGAACCTGTAGAAGCCCGATTACCTTACGGCCAACCATTTACTTTAAAGCAATATGCTAAACTTATATTTAATTGTAACGAACTGCCTAAAGAGGTAGAACAAACAAACGCATTCTTTAGACGCTTTTTAATTATCCCATTTGATGTTGTAATTCCTCCTGAAGAGCAAGATAAAAATTTGCACAGAAAAATTATAGAAAATGAATTGTCGGGTGTTTTTAATTGGGCTTTGGAGGGTTTAAATAGAATATTGGATCAGAAAGGATTTTCTAAATGTAGTGCGGCAGAAGAAGCTGTTTTAGACTATAAAAAACAATCTGACAGTGTTAAAATGTTTGTAGATGAAAATAATTTTGTTGTTACACCAAATGATTATACGCTAATCAAAGAATTATACCAATTCTATAGGCAATATTGCTCAGAAGACGGATTTAAGCCTGCAAATAAAGGAAATTTTATTAAAAGACTAAAAGACTTAAATATAATGGTTGAACGTGTTTCGGGTAACAAATTGGCAGCATTTTTAACCAAAGAACTTCCAAAGTAA
- a CDS encoding DNA-binding protein has translation MKKKAILFQGLSIEELQELIGTIVTKNVAELQHELQSKKITGELRTQEETCNFLWVDSSILCAWTNKGKVKDYGIGARLYYMCCDLLECLTFLKKVRHDNI, from the coding sequence ATGAAGAAAAAAGCAATTTTATTTCAAGGCCTATCAATCGAAGAACTTCAGGAATTGATAGGCACAATAGTTACGAAAAATGTAGCTGAGCTACAACACGAGCTACAATCCAAAAAAATTACGGGAGAACTACGGACGCAAGAAGAAACCTGCAATTTTCTATGGGTGGATTCAAGCATCTTATGTGCTTGGACTAACAAAGGTAAAGTCAAAGATTACGGAATAGGTGCTAGACTATATTATATGTGTTGTGATTTGTTAGAATGTTTAACGTTTTTAAAAAAAGTAAGACATGATAACATTTAA
- a CDS encoding site-specific integrase: protein MANVKTILDTRRAKSDGNYNIIYRITHFKKVYTINSGYSIPKLFWDAIKNEVSSDHPNAKLINIKLFEEHYKIQHALLMLDDQFTIEKLKMMLDGKSSDKAVDTFEVFANKLIKQMLDAKRTGNAIAYQAAVNRLIKYCGKEVSFEELNYELLDGFIHHLKASGLKQNSIASYLRSIRAIYNKAIKHKLVGRAYYPFSDITVKVEKTPSRAISKEAIIKLNRMDLEVNSAEWQALQYFMLSFYLRGISFTDMAYLKHGNICGNRIEYQRRKTHKHYSVKLFSPAKEILNNFRSNGDYLLPILSNSITEDSVEAKKILLQWIKTTNKYLKRLSKQANLPISITTYTARYTFAQVAKQLRYSNEMIAEALGHEYGNKTTNIYLDSFDVSKLDEMHKNVIF, encoded by the coding sequence ATGGCAAATGTCAAAACTATTTTAGATACCAGACGAGCAAAATCCGATGGTAATTACAACATTATTTACCGAATTACACATTTCAAGAAGGTTTACACCATCAATTCGGGCTATTCAATTCCTAAATTATTTTGGGATGCTATTAAAAATGAAGTTAGCAGCGATCATCCTAACGCAAAGCTTATAAATATTAAATTATTTGAGGAGCATTATAAAATTCAGCATGCGTTATTGATGCTTGATGATCAATTTACCATTGAAAAATTAAAAATGATGCTCGACGGTAAATCCAGTGATAAGGCTGTAGATACTTTTGAAGTGTTTGCTAATAAATTAATAAAACAAATGTTAGATGCTAAGCGTACCGGTAATGCTATAGCTTATCAAGCTGCTGTTAATAGGTTAATAAAATACTGTGGTAAGGAAGTTTCATTTGAAGAACTAAATTACGAGTTGTTAGATGGGTTTATTCATCATTTAAAGGCATCAGGATTAAAACAAAACAGTATAGCCAGTTATTTAAGATCTATTCGAGCCATTTATAATAAGGCTATAAAACATAAGCTTGTGGGTAGAGCATATTATCCCTTTAGTGATATTACTGTTAAAGTAGAGAAAACACCAAGTAGAGCCATTTCTAAAGAAGCGATTATTAAATTGAATAGAATGGATCTGGAGGTAAATTCAGCAGAGTGGCAGGCATTACAGTATTTTATGCTTAGTTTTTATTTAAGAGGTATTTCATTTACAGATATGGCTTATCTAAAGCACGGCAATATTTGTGGTAATAGAATTGAATATCAGCGTCGAAAAACTCATAAACATTATAGTGTGAAACTCTTTAGTCCAGCGAAAGAAATATTAAATAATTTCAGAAGTAATGGTGATTATTTGCTACCTATTTTATCTAATTCTATTACAGAGGATAGTGTTGAAGCTAAAAAGATTCTATTACAATGGATAAAGACTACCAATAAGTATTTAAAGCGTTTATCGAAGCAAGCTAATTTACCAATTTCTATTACCACCTATACTGCGCGTTATACTTTTGCTCAAGTAGCCAAACAACTCAGATATTCCAACGAAATGATTGCAGAAGCATTAGGACATGAATATGGAAATAAAACAACGAATATTTATCTGGATAGTTTTGATGTATCTAAATTAGATGAGATGCATAAAAACGTAATTTTTTAG
- the rseP gene encoding RIP metalloprotease RseP: protein MEFVIKISQFLLSLSLLIILHELGHFIPAKAFKTRVEKFYLFFDVKFSLLKKKIGETEYGIGWLPLGGYVKISGMIDESMDTEQMAQEPQPWEFRSKPAWQRLIIMLGGVTVNFLLAILIYIGMSYFYGDIFLPNENIKDGLLIESTVANKAGLLTGDKILSVDGQKINTYSEISEKVLFGKDVTIERDGVQSVVHLPEDFLAQLIDSKEKSFISLREPFVVVQVPDTSLNVSSGLQKGDIVVKVNGNKTRYADQVKGYLNEFKGQEVTATVLRDQYEVELPLKIDSEGKLGLVYAGRSTSETLEALGYYKYETKEYGLLESVPVGITKFKERIVSYWDQLSAIFTPSTGAYKGVGGFKAIYDIFPSFWSWQVFWGITAFLSIMLGVLNLLPIPALDGGHVMFLLYEIVSGRKPGDKFLEYAQMVGFLILIALVLFANGNDIFKAIFN, encoded by the coding sequence ATGGAGTTTGTTATTAAAATTTCTCAATTCTTACTTAGCCTTTCGTTACTTATTATTTTACACGAATTAGGCCATTTTATACCAGCAAAAGCATTTAAAACACGCGTAGAAAAGTTCTACTTATTTTTCGATGTTAAATTTTCATTGCTTAAAAAGAAAATTGGGGAAACTGAATATGGAATAGGGTGGTTGCCACTTGGAGGTTATGTGAAAATTTCCGGGATGATTGATGAAAGTATGGATACCGAACAAATGGCGCAAGAACCGCAACCTTGGGAATTTCGCTCTAAACCAGCTTGGCAACGTTTAATTATTATGTTGGGTGGTGTTACTGTAAATTTCTTGTTGGCTATATTGATTTACATAGGTATGAGTTATTTTTATGGCGATATCTTTTTACCAAACGAAAATATTAAAGACGGACTTTTAATTGAAAGTACCGTGGCGAATAAGGCAGGTTTATTAACAGGAGATAAAATTTTATCGGTTGATGGGCAAAAGATAAATACGTATTCTGAAATTTCTGAAAAGGTTTTATTCGGTAAAGATGTGACTATTGAACGCGACGGTGTACAGTCGGTAGTGCATTTACCAGAAGATTTTTTAGCACAATTAATCGATTCCAAAGAAAAATCGTTTATCAGTCTTCGTGAACCATTTGTAGTTGTTCAGGTGCCAGATACGTCACTTAATGTATCTAGTGGATTGCAGAAGGGAGATATCGTTGTTAAGGTTAATGGAAACAAAACAAGGTATGCCGATCAGGTAAAAGGATATTTAAATGAGTTTAAAGGACAGGAAGTAACAGCTACGGTATTAAGAGACCAGTATGAAGTAGAACTGCCTTTAAAAATTGATTCAGAAGGTAAATTAGGATTGGTTTATGCCGGAAGATCGACTTCAGAAACATTAGAAGCATTAGGATACTACAAGTATGAAACAAAGGAATACGGTTTATTAGAATCGGTTCCGGTAGGTATAACCAAGTTTAAAGAGCGTATTGTGTCTTACTGGGATCAGTTAAGTGCTATTTTCACACCAAGTACAGGTGCTTATAAAGGCGTAGGTGGATTTAAAGCCATTTATGATATATTTCCAAGTTTTTGGAGCTGGCAGGTGTTTTGGGGAATAACAGCATTCTTATCAATTATGCTTGGCGTTTTAAATTTATTACCGATTCCGGCTTTAGATGGAGGTCATGTTATGTTTTTACTATACGAAATCGTTTCTGGAAGAAAACCTGGAGATAAATTTTTAGAGTACGCACAAATGGTTGGGTTCCTGATTCTCATTGCATTAGTATTGTTTGCAAACGGCAATGATATTTTTAAAGCAATTTTTAATTAA
- a CDS encoding SCO family protein — MLSFFKGYKTFAIVFAIISVIIISLIYNTLNVYQPLPIYQPAMVSTELVDTTIQYQKKYHKIADFSLINQNGKTITQDDYNDKIYVADFFFTTCGTICPIMTKNMVDIQTAIMKYDDVMLLSHTVTPEIDSVEQLKRYAVQKGVIDRKWNLVTGDKKEIYALARKSYLAVKDDGDGGPFDMVHTENFMLIDKKRQIRGFYDGTNPEDIERLIQDISILKQEYEQ; from the coding sequence ATGCTTTCGTTTTTTAAAGGATACAAAACATTTGCTATAGTTTTTGCTATCATTTCGGTTATAATCATATCTCTTATTTACAACACGTTGAATGTTTACCAACCGCTACCAATTTATCAACCTGCCATGGTAAGCACTGAGTTGGTCGATACCACCATTCAGTATCAAAAAAAATATCATAAAATCGCCGATTTCTCCTTAATCAATCAAAATGGAAAAACAATTACTCAAGACGATTACAACGATAAAATTTACGTGGCCGATTTCTTTTTTACAACCTGCGGAACCATTTGCCCGATTATGACAAAAAACATGGTCGATATTCAAACCGCTATTATGAAATACGACGATGTCATGCTTCTATCTCATACGGTAACGCCTGAAATAGATTCTGTAGAACAACTTAAAAGATATGCTGTTCAAAAAGGTGTTATAGATAGAAAATGGAATTTAGTTACCGGCGATAAAAAAGAAATTTATGCGCTTGCGCGGAAAAGTTATCTGGCCGTAAAAGACGATGGTGACGGTGGCCCATTCGATATGGTCCATACCGAAAACTTTATGCTGATTGATAAAAAACGACAAATTCGTGGCTTTTACGATGGCACAAATCCCGAAGATATTGAACGCCTCATTCAGGATATCAGCATCTTAAAACAAGAGTATGAACAATAG
- a CDS encoding FeoA family protein, with amino-acid sequence MQHTLAHLKRGEKATITDVSSIHIPLKLLEMGCLPGNTVELVQLAPFQDPMYLNINGSHLAIRKETANHILIEKVDE; translated from the coding sequence TTGCAACACACTTTAGCACATCTAAAACGCGGCGAAAAAGCAACCATAACCGATGTTTCGTCTATTCACATTCCGCTAAAACTTTTAGAAATGGGGTGTTTACCTGGAAATACTGTCGAGCTTGTACAATTAGCACCTTTTCAAGACCCTATGTATTTAAATATTAACGGGTCGCATTTAGCGATTAGAAAAGAAACTGCTAATCATATCCTAATTGAAAAAGTAGATGAGTAA
- the feoB gene encoding ferrous iron transport protein B: MSKQINVALIGNPNTGKTSVFNALTGLNQKVGNYPGITVEKKEGICKLPRGVKAHIIDLPGTYSLNASSLDENVVIELLLNRNDKDFPDVAVVVSDVENLKRNLLLYTQIKDLEIPTILVINMADRMEYKGISLDIPYLEKKLKTKIALVSTRKKQGIEELKQLITNYKEVSDEPCLNASEVDVDYFNSLRKAFPNQLLYKLWLVITQDVNFGKIDRNEVETLDDFKTKSKADLKRLQQKETIKRYQFINNVLKVGQTIDTSQAKDLRTRLDRILTHKVWGYLIFFLILLVIFQAIYDWSSVPMDFIDSTFASLSEWTKEILPEGAFTNLLAEGIIPGLGGIVIFIPQIAFLFLFISVLEESGYMSRVVFLMDRIMRRFGLSGKSVVPLISGTACAIPAVMATRNIESWKERLITILVTPFTTCSARLPVYLIIISLVIPEGRFFGLGYQALTLMLLYLIGFGAAVGSAYILNKVLKIRSKSFFVVEMPNYKLPLFKNVGLTVLEKTKSFVFGAGKIILAISIILWFLASYGPGDNFNKAEDIITKEYASQNLSEDELQQHIASFKLEHSFIGITGRAIEPVIRPLGYDWKIGIAIVSSFAAREVFVGTLATIYSVGSDDEATIKNRMAAEVNPILGGPLFNFASGISLLLFYAFAMQCMSTLAIVKRETNSWKWPSLQLVFMTGLAYAVALIAYQFLK, translated from the coding sequence ATGAGTAAACAAATAAATGTCGCCTTAATTGGTAATCCAAACACAGGAAAAACTTCTGTGTTCAACGCCCTTACCGGATTAAATCAAAAGGTAGGAAACTACCCAGGGATTACTGTTGAAAAGAAAGAAGGTATTTGCAAATTACCTCGTGGTGTTAAGGCACATATTATCGATTTACCAGGAACATACAGTTTAAATGCATCGTCGTTAGATGAAAATGTAGTGATTGAATTACTACTTAACAGAAACGATAAAGATTTCCCCGATGTTGCTGTAGTTGTCAGCGATGTTGAAAATTTAAAACGAAACCTACTTTTATACACGCAAATAAAAGACTTAGAAATCCCAACCATTTTGGTCATTAATATGGCCGATAGAATGGAATATAAAGGTATTTCTTTAGATATCCCTTATTTAGAAAAAAAACTTAAAACCAAGATTGCATTAGTCAGCACCCGAAAAAAACAAGGTATTGAAGAACTAAAGCAACTTATTACAAATTACAAAGAGGTTTCTGATGAACCTTGTTTAAATGCTTCGGAAGTTGATGTTGATTATTTTAACAGTCTAAGAAAAGCCTTCCCTAATCAGCTACTTTACAAGCTTTGGTTGGTGATTACACAGGATGTCAACTTTGGAAAAATTGACAGAAATGAAGTTGAAACTTTAGATGATTTCAAAACGAAAAGTAAAGCCGACCTTAAGCGACTTCAACAAAAAGAAACTATTAAACGTTACCAGTTTATAAACAACGTACTTAAAGTTGGTCAGACTATTGACACCTCTCAAGCTAAAGATTTACGCACCAGACTGGACAGAATATTAACTCATAAAGTTTGGGGTTACCTTATATTTTTCTTGATTCTTCTGGTTATTTTTCAAGCTATTTACGATTGGTCTAGCGTACCTATGGACTTTATAGATAGCACATTCGCTTCATTAAGTGAATGGACTAAAGAAATATTACCCGAAGGTGCTTTTACTAATTTATTAGCTGAAGGCATTATTCCTGGACTTGGTGGTATTGTTATTTTCATTCCGCAAATTGCCTTCTTATTCCTATTTATTTCAGTTTTAGAAGAAAGCGGATACATGAGCCGTGTGGTCTTTTTAATGGATCGTATTATGCGCCGTTTTGGTCTTAGCGGAAAAAGCGTTGTTCCTTTAATTTCAGGTACAGCCTGCGCCATTCCAGCTGTAATGGCTACCAGAAATATTGAGAGCTGGAAAGAACGTTTAATAACCATTTTAGTAACACCATTTACAACCTGTTCAGCAAGACTTCCGGTGTATTTAATAATTATATCGTTAGTCATTCCTGAAGGACGTTTCTTCGGATTAGGTTATCAGGCATTAACTCTTATGTTATTATATCTTATTGGATTTGGAGCGGCCGTAGGTTCAGCGTATATTTTAAATAAAGTTTTAAAAATTAGGAGCAAATCCTTCTTTGTTGTCGAAATGCCAAACTACAAATTGCCTTTATTTAAAAATGTAGGATTAACGGTATTAGAAAAAACAAAATCGTTTGTTTTTGGTGCGGGTAAAATCATTTTAGCAATTTCTATTATCCTATGGTTTTTGGCATCTTACGGACCTGGAGACAACTTTAATAAAGCTGAAGACATCATCACAAAAGAATATGCTTCTCAGAATTTATCTGAAGACGAATTACAACAACATATAGCCTCGTTTAAATTAGAGCATTCCTTTATTGGTATTACAGGTCGCGCTATCGAGCCAGTTATCAGACCCCTTGGTTATGACTGGAAAATTGGTATTGCGATTGTAAGTAGTTTTGCTGCCCGTGAAGTATTTGTTGGTACTTTAGCTACCATTTACAGCGTTGGAAGTGATGACGAAGCCACGATAAAAAACCGAATGGCTGCTGAAGTCAACCCAATTTTAGGCGGACCGTTATTTAACTTTGCATCCGGAATATCGTTACTATTATTCTATGCATTCGCCATGCAATGTATGAGTACCTTAGCAATTGTTAAAAGAGAAACCAACAGTTGGAAATGGCCTTCTTTACAATTGGTATTTATGACTGGCTTAGCTTATGCTGTAGCTTTAATAGCATATCAGTTCTTAAAATAA